One Eurosta solidaginis isolate ZX-2024a chromosome 5, ASM4086904v1, whole genome shotgun sequence DNA segment encodes these proteins:
- the CHMP2B gene encoding charged multivesicular body protein 2b-B isoform X2: MVLKEQQRENDRNLRKATRDIEREQRKLDDEEKKLQQEIKKAAAQGNNDVCRILAKQLVEIRKQKSRTFAATSKITSIGYQNKTIGTNIALADAMGTTAKTMGDMNKVMRPESISANVRDFQQANMRMEMTDEMINDTLDDMLNDSGDEEESNAIVNKVLDEIGIEISGKMANIPSTGSGELEGISRNEKDIKAQLSKLRSS, from the exons atggtat TAAAGGAACAACAAAGAGAGAATGACAGGAATTTACGAAAGGCAACACGGGATATAGAACGCGAACAGCGAAAGCTTGATGATGAAGAAAAGAAACTGCAGCAAGAAATCAAAAAGGCTGCTGCTCAGGGTAATAATGATGTTTGTCGTATTTTAGCAAAGCAACTTGTAGAAATCCGTAAACAAAAATCGCGAACATTTGCTGCTACCAGCAAAATTACATCAATTGGTTATCAGAATAAAACTATTGGTACAAATATTGCCCTTGCTGATGCGATGGGTACAACTGCAAAAACTATGGGTGATATGAACAAAGTAATGCGTCCAGAAAGTATATCAGCAAACGTACGTGACTTCCAACAAGCGAATATGCGCATGGAAATGACTGATGAAATGATAAATGATACATTGGATGATATGCTAAACGATTCAGGAGATGAGGAAGAGAGTAATGCAATTGTAAATAAGGTTTTGGATGAAATTGGCATTGAAATCTCAGGGAAAATGGCTAACATTCCTTCTACAGGCTCAGGTGAATTGGAAGGTATATCACGTAACGAAAAAGATATTAAAGCACAGTTGTCAAAACTGCGCTCTTCCTAA
- the CHMP2B gene encoding charged multivesicular body protein 2b-B isoform X1 → MNVKEQQRENDRNLRKATRDIEREQRKLDDEEKKLQQEIKKAAAQGNNDVCRILAKQLVEIRKQKSRTFAATSKITSIGYQNKTIGTNIALADAMGTTAKTMGDMNKVMRPESISANVRDFQQANMRMEMTDEMINDTLDDMLNDSGDEEESNAIVNKVLDEIGIEISGKMANIPSTGSGELEGISRNEKDIKAQLSKLRSS, encoded by the exons ATGAatg TAAAGGAACAACAAAGAGAGAATGACAGGAATTTACGAAAGGCAACACGGGATATAGAACGCGAACAGCGAAAGCTTGATGATGAAGAAAAGAAACTGCAGCAAGAAATCAAAAAGGCTGCTGCTCAGGGTAATAATGATGTTTGTCGTATTTTAGCAAAGCAACTTGTAGAAATCCGTAAACAAAAATCGCGAACATTTGCTGCTACCAGCAAAATTACATCAATTGGTTATCAGAATAAAACTATTGGTACAAATATTGCCCTTGCTGATGCGATGGGTACAACTGCAAAAACTATGGGTGATATGAACAAAGTAATGCGTCCAGAAAGTATATCAGCAAACGTACGTGACTTCCAACAAGCGAATATGCGCATGGAAATGACTGATGAAATGATAAATGATACATTGGATGATATGCTAAACGATTCAGGAGATGAGGAAGAGAGTAATGCAATTGTAAATAAGGTTTTGGATGAAATTGGCATTGAAATCTCAGGGAAAATGGCTAACATTCCTTCTACAGGCTCAGGTGAATTGGAAGGTATATCACGTAACGAAAAAGATATTAAAGCACAGTTGTCAAAACTGCGCTCTTCCTAA